One Burkholderia sp. 9120 genomic window, TGCTTGCCGCGACCCTTCGGGCCACCGCGCCAGCCGCGATCGACGCCGCCGCTCGTATCGCCGCGCGTCTTGATACCGCGGCGCTTGGCTGCGTCGTCCTGCCAGCCGCCCTTACCGCCACCCGGCTTCTTCTTGTCGCCGGCAGCCGGCGTAGTCGTAGCAGCCGGAGCCGCAGCGGCCGGCTTCTTGGCAGCCGGACGTGCCGGCGCTTCACCCGCCGGACGTGCCGGCTTGTGCAGCGTGCCCTTGGCTTCCACAGCCTTGGCCGGCTCAGCGGGCTTCGGTGCCGGTTCCGGCGCCTTGACCTGAGCCTTGCGCGGCGTGTTCATCATTTCGCGAATCGCACGTGCTTCGGCTTCTGCCGCAGCACGGCGCTTGGCGATTTCTTCCTGCTCGGCGCGCGCTTTGTCGGCTGCCTGACGCGCTGCGTCTTCGGCCTTCTTCGCGGCTTCGCGTTGCGCTGCGCGTTCTGCCGCGGCGCGTTCGTCGTCCTGCTCGCTTTCCTTCGCGACCACCGGCTCAGCCGCCTTGGCAGCGACCGGCTCGGCCTTGGCCGTCACCGGCTGCGCAGCTTGCGTTGCCGGCTGCTGAGTCTTCTCGCGGGCTGCCGCCTCGGCCGCAGCCGCTGCGCGCTTCTTCGCCGCGTCTTCTTCCGCACGGCGGCGCTCGGCTTCTGCAGCCTGCTCACGCGCCTGACGTTCGGCTTCTTCGCGTTCGAGTTGTTCCTGACGCGCCTTCAGCTCCTGAGCCTGCTTTTCGAGCAGCTCAGCTTCGTGACGAGCTTCCTCTTCACGACGCTGCAGTTCGAGATCGTCAACTTCGACCTCGACATCTTCGGCCACATGATTCGATGCATCCCCGCCTTCACCGGCGGCTTCGTCGCGGCGGACGAAAGTGCGCTTCTTACGCACCTCGACCTGAATGGTGCGAGCTTTGCCCGTCGCATCGGACTGCTTGATCTCCGACGTATGCCGTTTCGTCAGCGTGATCTTGCGCTTGTCTGCATCAGTCGAGCCGTGAGACTTGCGCAAGTGGTCGAGCAGACGCGCTTTGTCCGTTTCGGACAAAGAGTCGGCTTCGCTCGCCTTGGTGACGCCAGCCGCCTGCAGCTGCTCAAGCAGCACGCCTGCAGGCATTTTCAGTTCCGCGGCAAATTGGGCTACGTTGTTACTCGCCATTCATTCCTCTTAATGCAAGGACCGATTCCTTGCGGTTAGCATCGGGTCATGCGGCCTGACGGCCGCGTTCAATTTAGTGCGCCATGGTCATTTCTCACTGGAACCAGTGTTCACGTGCTTTCATGATCAACGCCTTAGCGGCATCCTCTTCCATCCCGGTCATCTCGACCAGTTCATCCACAGCCAGTTCGGCGAGTTCGTCGCGCGTCTGGATCTGGTGTTCAGCCAGCTTCGCGAGCAGGTCGGCGTCCATGCCGTCCAGGCTCTTCAGGTCGAGCGCTACATTTTCGACCTTTTCTTCATTCGCGATAGCCTGCGTCAGCAACGCGTCGCGCGAGCGGTTACGCAGTTCGTGAACGGTGTCTTCGTCGAATGCTTCGATTTCAAGCATTTCGTTGAGCGGCACGTAGGCAATCTCTTCGAGGCTCGTGAAGCCTTCGTCGATCAGGATGTCGGCGACTTCTTCGTCGACATCGAGACGCGCCATGAACAGGTCACGCAGTACGCCGCGTTCCTGATTCTGCTTTTGCGCGGATTCGTCCGGCGTCATGATGTTGATCTGCCAGCCGGTGAGTTCGCTGGCAAGACGCACGTTCTGGCCGCTGCGGCCGATCGCGACCGCCAGTTCGTTTTCGTCTACGACGACGTCCATCGAATGCTTTTCTTCATCGACGACGATCGACTGGACGGCTGCCGGCGCGAGGGCGCCGATCACAAACTGGGCGGGATCTTCCGACCATAGCACGATGTCGACGTTTTCGCCACCGAGCTCGTTACGCACAGCCTGCACGCGCGAACCGCGAATCCCGACGCACGTGCCGATCGGATCGATACGCTTGTCGTACGCGACCACGCCGATCTTGGCGCGCACGCCAGGATCGCGGGCCGCCGCCTTGATTTCCAGCAAGCCCTGTTCGATTTCCGGCACTTCCATTTCGAACAGCTTCATCAGGAATTCGGGCGCCGTACGCGACAGTTCGATCTGCGGACCGCGCGCGGTGCGATCGACCTTCGCGATGTAGGCACGCACACGGTCGCCCACGCGCAGGTTTTCCTTCGGAATCAGCTGGTCGCGGCGCAGCAGCGCTTCGACACGGCCGGTTTCGACGATGAAGTTGCCCTTGTCGAGACGCTTCACTGAGCCGGTCATGATGTGCTCGCCGCGCTCGAGGAAGTCGTTCAGGATCTGCTCGCGTTCAGCGTCGCGCACCTTCTGCAGGATCACCTGCTTGGCAGCCTGCGCGCCGATACGACCGAATTCGATCGACGGCACCGGTTCTTCGATGTATTCGTCGAGCTGAATTTCGGGTTGCTGTTCGCGTGCTTCGAACAACAGGATTTCCTGATCCGGTTCCTGCAAACCGGCTTCGTCCGGCACGACCTTCCAGCGGCGAAACGTTTCGTGCTCGCCGCTTTCACGGTCGATCTGGACGCGGATATCCGCATCTTCTTCGAAGAGTTTCTTGGAGGCCGAAGCGAGAGCCGCTTCGAGCGCGGCATATACCACGTCTTTATCGACGTTCTTCTCGCGTGCCAGCGCATCCACCAGCATCAACACTTCGCGACTCATTGTTTGCGGCTCCTAAAGTCAACTTTCGGAACGAGGCGTGCTTTGTCCATGTCCGCGAGCGTGAAATCGAGCATCGCGGCGCCTTCCTTCCCTTCAAATTCCAGACCGATCGTTTCGCCTTGCGGAGCATGCAGGATGCCCCGGTACGATTTCCGTCCGTCCAATGGCTTTTTCAATGTGATTACCACTTCGCTGCCTGCGAAGCGTTCGAAATCCGCTAGCTTCTTAAGCGGGCGATCGAGACCCGGAGACGACACTTCAAGCCGCTCGTAATCGATATTTTCGACCGTCAGAACGTGCTGGAGCTGACGCGTGACTTTCTCGCAGTCTTCAATCCCGATGCCGGCCGGCTGGTCGATATAGATACACAACATGCCGCGCCCGGTGCGCTCGAGATCGACGAGCTCGTAGCCGAGTCCCACGACCGTGGTTTCAATCAGTTCCGTCAGTTGCACAATGCCCTCTTAGATGTTCGCGCAGCGAGCCTGCCGCTTGTTTTGCAAACAACCAATGCGGGCCGCGCGCCAAGCTGGCGCACGTTCGTGCTACCCGAGATGCCGAACCACGATGAACTGAGCGGCAAAAAAAAATGGGCTAAACGCCCATCATCTTATTGCCGGTGGTCGCACCTGAGCCGCACATAAAAAGCCGCACGCCCAGCGACTCCGCGATTGTAGCCATTTTTCGGGACAAACGCAAACCGCAGAACGCCGCGTGAAGCGCATTTCCGCTTGATTTCATGGGAATCTTTCGGGGATATGACGGCATTGCGGGGCTTTTGCAAGGCGACTTGCGCCGCGGCCCGCCCGCGCCGGACAGTGTGAGGAAAAGAAACCTGCCCCTACTTTTATCGATAGCGCGGTTTTATGCGTTGCATGAAACCGGCGAGACTGATCGATCGATTTTGACGGCGGCCTTGTGACAATCGCTGAAGAACGATTGGCGGCCGGCGGTTACCGATAGATTTTCTGCTGTCAGAGAGGCCTTGACGGTTGTTTAACGGGTGCTTGAAAAACTAACAACTCATTCCGTTATACCGCTCAAGACCTCACCAAGGCTGCTTAACGCCCGCGTGTGCGGCCGCGCGGTGCGCCGCCGCTACGGTTGGCGCCGCCGCCCGGGTTAGCGTTGCCGCCAACCGCGCGGTTGCCATTGCCGCCACGGTTGGCGCCCGGCCCGCGACCGCCGCCGCTGCCGGGATTGGCGCCTGTGCCGCTAGTGCGCTTGCCGCCACCCGCCGCACGATTGCCATTGCCCGACGGCGCGCGATTGCCGTCGATATCGCGACCGCCACGCGGACCGGCCGCGCCGCCGCCCATCGGACCAGCGAAGCCACCGGCGCTACGGCCCGTGCCGCGATTGCCGTAACCACCACCCGCGCCGCCGGCCCCACCGCCACCGCCGAAGCCGCCGCCTGCCGCACCGCGCCGGCCTTGACCGCGCGGCTGCTGCTGATCGAAACGGCCATGCGACATCAGCACGGGTTCACGGTTGATAAAGCCCATCGACGTTTGCATCGGATCCGGCTGTTTGCGCTCCGGCGCCGAACTGCGGCTGCCGCGTTCTTCCGACGGCGCCTTCAGGCCAACCGACGCCATCAGCGCACGCACCTGATTGTCTTCGAGCTCTTCCCAACGACCGCGCTTCAGGCCCTTCGGCAGCGAAATCGCGCCGTGACGCGTGCGAATCAGGCGGCTAACCATCAGGCCGGCCGCTTCGAACATGCGACGCACTTCGCGGTTACGCCCTTCGGCGAGCGCGACGTGATACCAATGATTGGTGCCTTCGCCGCCGCCGTCGCGGATGCGCAGGAAACTCGCCGGACCGTCTTCCAGTTCGACGCCGTGCAGCAGCTTCTGACGCATGCCTTCGGCCAGCTCACCGACCACGCGCACCGCGTATTCACGCTCGACGCTATAACGCGGATGCATGAAACGGTTCGCGAGGTCGCCGGACGTGGTCAGCATCAGCAGACCTTCGGTATTGAAGTCGAGACGGCCGACCGCGAGCCACTTGGCGGTTTTCATCGGCGGCAGGCTATCGAACACCGACGCACGGCCTTCCGGGTCGGCATGACTGACGATTTCGCCAGCCGGTTTGTGATACAGCAGCACGCGCGGCGGTTTGTTGGCCAGCTTGCGCTTGACCGGCTTGCCATTGATGCGGACCTGGTCGGTCGGCATGATGCGCTGGCCGATGTGAGCCGGCTCGCCGTTCACCGACACCCGGCCGGCAACGATCAACTCTTCCATATCGCGACGCGAGCCCATGCCGGCTTCGGCCAACACCTTGTGCAGCTTGGGCGCGTCGTCGTCGGCGGCCAGCACGCGCTTGGGCGCAGCAGGCTTGCCACGGCGCACCATCGGCGCGGGCGCGCCGCCGGTCGTGCCGTTATCCGCGTCGAAAGCCGGCGACGTGACGTACGAGAACAGATCGTCCTGACCGGCTTCCGGCGCTGCAGCCGCCGCTACCGGCGCCTCGGCGCCGCGGCGCCCCTGACGCTGACCACCTTCACGCGGTTGACGCTCACGCTGGCCTTCACGAGGCGCGCCATCGCGCTGACCACCTTCACGCTTCGCGCCAGCGGTCGCGTTGCGGCGCGGCCCCTGACCCTTCGCGCCCGCATCCTTGCGCGGCATCCGCACTTGCGCGACGACTTCGCCATCCGGCGGCGTTTCGGTGACGACCGGCGCGCCTTGCGCGGCTGCGCCTTCGGCGCCCTTCGTCTTTGCTCCGGCGCGGCGGCGCGCAATCAGGCTGCGCGGGCCGCGGCGCAGGCCGCGGCGCGGACGGTCTTCGCCGTCTGCTTCCGCGGTCTGCGCAGGGCGTTCGCCCTCGGCAGCCGACGCTTGCTTGTTGCGCGTTTCGTCAGCACGCGCCGACGGCACGGCGCGGTCGGATTCGGACGAATCGGTGTCGTGGGTATGTGTCAAAACAACCTCAAAATGTCAGGTCGCGCACGCCCATTGCGGGCGTGGCAAAAAAAAGTTCGGTTACGTCAAGCGCTGCGCGACTCGGGTTCGTCGTCGGTCAGAATGCCTGCGTCCTGTGCGGCATCGCGACGATCCTCAGAATCGTCGTGCGCCGCCGTGGTCGGGTTCGGCTCGGCGGCGTGCTCCGTATCGCGGAGTACGCCCGAGTCGTGCGCGGGTATTGCCGGATCGGCCTGGGAGACCGGATCGTGATGCTGTGCGGACTCGGCGACGCCGGTCTGCGGTTCAACGTTTGCCGTTTCTTCGGCATGTTCTTGCGCGGCCTGAACGCTTGCGGCAGCCGGATGCGTTTCCGGCGTGGGCGCGGAACCGTCCGTGCCAGCGTCCGACAGCGGCGCCTCACCTGCTGCTTGCGGGATATCCTGATCTTCGCCTGCGGTAATCGCATCAAGCGATTCATCGGCAATGACTTCTGCCTCGCTAGCGCCGGATTCCATCGCCGCGTCTGGTGCAGCCTCTTCATCTTCGACCGAAGCCTGCGCAGCGGTTCCGATGTCGGCAAACTCGATTGCGTGCTGGCCAAGCAGATCCGCGTTCAACTGTGCCGACGGATCGGCCAGTGGCGGCAATTCGTCGAGCGCCTTCAGGCCGAGGTCGTCGAGAAACTGACGCGTGGTCGCGTACAGCGCCGGTCGTCCCGGCACGTCACGATGACCAATCACTTCGATCCAGTTGCGATCCTCGAGCTGCTTGACGACCTGCGTATTCACCGTCACGCCGCGAATTTCTTCGATGTCGCCACGCGTGACCGGTTGCCGGTAGGCAATGATCGCGAGCGTTTCGAGCACCGCGCGCGAATATTTCGGCGGTTTCTCAGGATGCAAACGATCCAGATACGAGCGCATCGCGGGCTTGCTTTGAAATCGCCAGCCCGACGCCAGCCCGACCAGCTCCACACCGCGCCCAGACCAGTCGTGCCTGAGGTCTTCGAGCAAAGTTCGAACGGTGTCTGCCGACACGCCGTCGGCAAAGAGCTTGCGCAACTCGCCGAGCTTTAATGGCTCCTGCGCGCAGATCAAGGCAGTCTCGAGGACGATCTTCGCCTCTTGGGTATTCATGCAGCTAGGTCAGACCCTGTGGTCAAAGAACCGGATCAAACAGACGATTTGGAACTGAAGAC contains:
- the rimP gene encoding ribosome maturation factor RimP, translated to MQLTELIETTVVGLGYELVDLERTGRGMLCIYIDQPAGIGIEDCEKVTRQLQHVLTVENIDYERLEVSSPGLDRPLKKLADFERFAGSEVVITLKKPLDGRKSYRGILHAPQGETIGLEFEGKEGAAMLDFTLADMDKARLVPKVDFRSRKQ
- the rluB gene encoding 23S rRNA pseudouridine(2605) synthase RluB → MTHTHDTDSSESDRAVPSARADETRNKQASAAEGERPAQTAEADGEDRPRRGLRRGPRSLIARRRAGAKTKGAEGAAAQGAPVVTETPPDGEVVAQVRMPRKDAGAKGQGPRRNATAGAKREGGQRDGAPREGQRERQPREGGQRQGRRGAEAPVAAAAAPEAGQDDLFSYVTSPAFDADNGTTGGAPAPMVRRGKPAAPKRVLAADDDAPKLHKVLAEAGMGSRRDMEELIVAGRVSVNGEPAHIGQRIMPTDQVRINGKPVKRKLANKPPRVLLYHKPAGEIVSHADPEGRASVFDSLPPMKTAKWLAVGRLDFNTEGLLMLTTSGDLANRFMHPRYSVEREYAVRVVGELAEGMRQKLLHGVELEDGPASFLRIRDGGGEGTNHWYHVALAEGRNREVRRMFEAAGLMVSRLIRTRHGAISLPKGLKRGRWEELEDNQVRALMASVGLKAPSEERGSRSSAPERKQPDPMQTSMGFINREPVLMSHGRFDQQQPRGQGRRGAAGGGFGGGGGAGGAGGGYGNRGTGRSAGGFAGPMGGGAAGPRGGRDIDGNRAPSGNGNRAAGGGKRTSGTGANPGSGGGRGPGANRGGNGNRAVGGNANPGGGANRSGGAPRGRTRGR
- the nusA gene encoding transcription termination factor NusA yields the protein MSREVLMLVDALAREKNVDKDVVYAALEAALASASKKLFEEDADIRVQIDRESGEHETFRRWKVVPDEAGLQEPDQEILLFEAREQQPEIQLDEYIEEPVPSIEFGRIGAQAAKQVILQKVRDAEREQILNDFLERGEHIMTGSVKRLDKGNFIVETGRVEALLRRDQLIPKENLRVGDRVRAYIAKVDRTARGPQIELSRTAPEFLMKLFEMEVPEIEQGLLEIKAAARDPGVRAKIGVVAYDKRIDPIGTCVGIRGSRVQAVRNELGGENVDIVLWSEDPAQFVIGALAPAAVQSIVVDEEKHSMDVVVDENELAVAIGRSGQNVRLASELTGWQINIMTPDESAQKQNQERGVLRDLFMARLDVDEEVADILIDEGFTSLEEIAYVPLNEMLEIEAFDEDTVHELRNRSRDALLTQAIANEEKVENVALDLKSLDGMDADLLAKLAEHQIQTRDELAELAVDELVEMTGMEEDAAKALIMKAREHWFQ
- the scpB gene encoding SMC-Scp complex subunit ScpB: MNTQEAKIVLETALICAQEPLKLGELRKLFADGVSADTVRTLLEDLRHDWSGRGVELVGLASGWRFQSKPAMRSYLDRLHPEKPPKYSRAVLETLAIIAYRQPVTRGDIEEIRGVTVNTQVVKQLEDRNWIEVIGHRDVPGRPALYATTRQFLDDLGLKALDELPPLADPSAQLNADLLGQHAIEFADIGTAAQASVEDEEAAPDAAMESGASEAEVIADESLDAITAGEDQDIPQAAGEAPLSDAGTDGSAPTPETHPAAASVQAAQEHAEETANVEPQTGVAESAQHHDPVSQADPAIPAHDSGVLRDTEHAAEPNPTTAAHDDSEDRRDAAQDAGILTDDEPESRSA